In Pleuronectes platessa chromosome 4, fPlePla1.1, whole genome shotgun sequence, the following proteins share a genomic window:
- the LOC128439025 gene encoding beta-1,3-galactosyl-O-glycosyl-glycoprotein beta-1,6-N-acetylglucosaminyltransferase — MRLLKQGRFRLLLKLTIALGSLWILSLLTRSNPGWNPSSVLGNSWLEYTDSDDSPEKVCNCSAILQGEREALEQAKLLTITKDFHKSVHIPDEHYVNATEDCSAFKLRRKYLTSPLSQEEEDFPLAYSMVVHHKVQNFERLLRAIYAPQNIYCVHVDKKAKSSVLFAIWAITDCFPNIFLVSQPVDVVYAAWSRVQADLNCLADLYNSSTQWKYVINLCGQDFPLKTNLEIVRSLRSLRGGNSLESEEIPAGNLLRVKNAFEVIDGTNQDTGKANEPPPINITIMSGSAYFVVSRGFIRSVLEDRRVPALREWLKHTYIPDELFWATIQRMPGVHGSTWPHRIYDMSDVNAIARLVKWQLYEGSQDSPDARYPECHGSHVRGVCIYGAGDLQWMLKQHHLFANKFDIDTDPVPVYCLEKYLRKRALSGI, encoded by the exons GCTGGAATCCCAGCTCCGTTCTCGGGAACAGCTGGTTGGAGTATACAGACTCTGATGATAGCCCAGAGAAAGTGTGCAACTGCTCAGCTAtcctgcagggagagagggaggcactggagcaggcCAAATTACTGACCATCACCAAAGACTTCCACAAGAGTGTTCACATCCCTGATGAACATTACGTGAATGCAACCGAAGACTGCAG TGCATTCAAATTAAGACGAAAATACTTAACATCTCCGTTGAGCCAGGAAGAAGAGGACTTTCCCCTGGCATACTCTATGGTTGTGCATCATAAG GTGCAGAACTTTGAGCGCCTGCTGCGAGCCATCTACGCAcctcaaaatatatattgtgtcCATGTGGACAAAAAGGCAAAATCCTCAGTCTTATTTGCCATCTGGGCAATTACTGACTGCTTCCCGAACATCTTCTTGGTCAGTCAGCCTGTTGATGTGGTCTATGCGGCCTGGTCACGTGTCCAGGCTGACCTTAACTGTTTGGCGGATCTctataacagcagcacacaaTGGAAATACGTCATCAACCTTTGTGGCCAAGATTTCCCTCTGAAAACCAACTTGGAGATTGTAAGGTCACTGCGTTCACTGAGGGGCGGGAACAGCTTAGAGTCAGAAGAAATACCTGCAGGAAATCTGTTGAGAGTGAAAAATGCATTCGAAGTAATAGATGGAACAAACCAG GATACAGGGAAGGCAAATGAGCCACCACCCATCAACATCACCATAATGTCTGGAAGTGCCTACTTTGTTGTCAGCCGGGGCTTCATCCGCAGTGTGTTGGAGGACCGCCGAGTGCCAGCACTGAGGGAGTGGCTCAAACACACCTACATTCCCGATGAATTGTTCTGGGCAACCATTCAGCGAATGCCCGGAGTTCATGGCTCAACATGGCCCCACAGAATATATGACATGTCAGACGTCAATGCCATCGCTCGCCTGGTGAAGTGGCAGTTGTACGAGGGGTCGCAGGATTCACCGGACGCGAGGTACCCAGAGTGTCACGGCAGCCACGTCAGGGGAGTATGCATATATGGTGCCGGGGACTTACAGTGGATGCTCAAGCAGCATCATCTCTTTGCCAACAAGTTTGACATAGACACAGACCCCGTTCCTGTCTACTGTTTGGAGAAATATCTAAGAAAAAGGGCACTGTCTGGCATATAA
- the LOC128439026 gene encoding beta-1,3-galactosyl-O-glycosyl-glycoprotein beta-1,6-N-acetylglucosaminyltransferase yields MRLLKRGMFLLLLKLTFALGSLWILSLLTRSNPGWNPSSVLGNSWLEYTDSDDSPEKVCNCSAILQGEREALEQAKSLTVNKDFHKSVHIPDEHYVNATEDCSAFKLRRKYLTSPLSQEEEDFSLAYSMVVHHKVQSFERLLRAIYAPQNIYCVNVDKKAKSSVLFAIIAITDCFPNIFMVSQPVDVVYAAWSRVQADLNCLADLYNSSTQWKYVINLCGQDFPLKTNLEIVRTLRSLRGGNSLESEEISAGKVWRVTNSHKIIDGGIQGTGKAKEPPPFNITIMSGSAYFVVSRGFIRSVLEDRQVLALMEWFKDTYSPDEFLWATIQRMPGVPGSTWPHRKYDMSDVNAIARLVKWQWHEGSQDSPDAVYPECHGSHVREICVNGAGDLKWMLKQHHLFANKFDIDTDPVPVYCLEKYLRKRALSGLQ; encoded by the exons ATGAGGCTACTGAAACGAGGAATGTTTCTACTGCTCCTCAAGCTCACCTTTGCACTGGGATCACTATGGATCCTCTCACTACTAACTCGCAGTAATCCAGGCTGGAATCCCAGCTCAGTTCTCGGGAACAGCTGGTTGGAGTATACAGACTCTGATGACAGCCCAGAGAAAGTGTGCAACTGCTCAGCTAtcctgcagggagagagggaggcactggagcaggcCAAATCACTGACCGTCAACAAAGACTTCCACAAGAGTGTTCACATCCCTGATGAACATTACGTGAATGCAACCGAAGACTGCAG tgcaTTCAAATTAAGACGAAAATACTTGACATCTCCGTTGAGCCAGGAAGAAGAGGACTTTTCCCTGGCATACTCTATGGTTGTGCATCATAAG GTGCAGAGCTTTGAGCGCCTGCTGCGAGCCATCTACGCACCTCAAAATATTTATTGTGTCAATGTGGACAAAAAGGCAAAATCCTCTGTCTTATTTGCCATCATCGCAATTACTGACTGCTTCCCGAACATCTTCATGGTCAGTCAGCCTGTTGATGTGGTCTATGCGGCCTGGTCACGTGTCCAGGCTGACCTTAACTGTTTGGCGGATCTctataacagcagcacacaaTGGAAATACGTCATCAACCTTTGTGGCCAAGATTTCCCTCTGAAAACCAACTTGGAGATTGTAAGGACACTGCGTTCACTGAGGGGCGGGAACAGCTTAGAGTCAGAAGAAATATCTGCAGGAAAAGTGTGGAGAGTGACAAATTCACACAAAATAATAGATGGAGGAATCCAG GGCACAGGGAAGGCAAAGGAGCCTCCTCCCTTCAACATCACCATAATGTCTGGAAGTGCCTACTTTGTGGTTAGCCGGGGCTTCATCCGCAGTGTGTTGGAGGACCGCCAAGTGCTGGCACTGATGGAGTGGTTCAAAGACACCTACAGTCCTGATGAATTTCTCTGGGCAACCATTCAGCGAATGCCCGGAGTTCCTGGCTCAACATGGCCCCACAGGAAATATGACATGTCAGACGTCAATGCCATCGCCCGCCTGGTGAAGTGGCAGTGGCACGAGGGGTCGCAGGATTCACCGGACGCGGTGTACCCAGAGTGTCACGGCAGCCACGTCAGGGAAATATGCGTAAATGGTGCCGGGGACTTAAAGTGGATGCTCAAGCAGCATCATCTCTTTGCCAACAAGTTTGACATAGACACAGACCCCGTTCCTGTCTACTGTTTGGAGAAATATCTAAGAAAAAGGGCACTGTCTGGTCTACAATAG